One Acidobacteriota bacterium genomic window, CTGCCGCGCTTGGCCGAAAAGGCACCTCCCCGGCGCTCCCCGAACCCCCGGTAACCGTGGTTGACCGAACTGATTCGGAGACCGATCGGGGCATCTGCCGGGGCATGGAGCTCGGCCACCAACTCGTCACCCAACACCACTGCCGTCGACAGCCCGCCGAGGGCGTTGCGGTTTGCTGCCGTATACGGCCCCTGGATCCCCGATCCATCCGGAGCGTGGACCCAGAAGGCGGTGCCCGCCGGAAGATCGAACTGCTCCATGCCGAGGCTGATGTTGAGGGCCCCGGGCGAAGAGACGCGGAGCCGCCACAGCCTCGATCCGTCGTCAAGGGTTTCCCAGGTACCGCTGTTGTCCGGCGAAAAGTCGACGAGGATATTCTTCGCGAAGCGCGGAGCGACCGGCACGCCCAAATTCTCGCGCTCGACGTCCTCGGCCCGCAGAGCTTCGACATCCACCCAGGGCATCTTCCAGTGCTCGATGGTGTCAATGGACCGAACTCCAGGCAGCGCGCTCCTTGGAAGGAAACGCTCGTCGGCCGAGAAGAGAGCCGCAGGACCCATGAACACCATCACGGTCGCGATCAGGGATGGCGAACGGAAACGGAACGGAGCGCCAGATTTCATGTGTGTCCCCTCGATCAATTCGACGGCAAATGTCGGCCGGCGTCTCGTCCCGCTGGGGATGCCGTAACCCTCGGGTTGGGCTCCAGATCCCCCGGCGATGAGGACCACCCGATCGCTCTGATGCAGATAGCAATCGATTGTTCGACCTCCGATTTGGCCGGGTGGAACACAGTACACATCTCTATCGAAGTTCCATCACGACCTGAGCAGGAAACAGGATGTGCACGAAAATTTTGCCTTCCCTTGATTCTACCCAAGGTAGTTGGTTCCCAGGCTGCGGTTTGTCCACAGACGAATCCGGTGACCTGATTCGGCTTCGGTGAGTCAGAAATCGTTATCGGCACACTCAGCCACACGTGGATCGCTTAAACCTCTTAAGTACAGTGCTTTAGAAACTTAGAAAGTCAGCAGGCGCGATCCCCATCTGCCTGATTCCCAAGTTTCCAAAGCCCGGCACCCATACGAATTCGAATCGGGGGTCAGGTCAAGTCGTCGCGATCCTCGAGCATCCGCTCGAGGGGCGGGACGAGGCTCCTTGCGAGCCGTAGCTGGCCCTCGGCCGTGGGGTGGAGGCCGTCCGGCTGCAGGAGATCGAGGTCGAGCCCCACCTCGCGCATGAAACCGGGCACGAGGGTCGCGCCCTCTTCGAGCGCAACACGCTCGTAGATGGACGCGAATTCCCGACTGTAGTCGGGCCCATAGTTGGTGGGCAGATCCATGCCGAGCAGCAGTACTCGCGCACCACGCTCGCCGGCGCCCCGCACGATCTGTCGGAGATTGGCCTCGATGTTCTCGAGCGGTTGGCCGCGCAGGGCGTCGTTGCCCCCCAGCTCGACAACCAGGATCTCGGGCGTCTGTTGGAGGACCCACTCGAGCCGGTTGACACCACCGGCGGTGGTATCGCCGGAGACGCTGGCGTTGAGCACCTGCACGTCGTGGCCCCGCTCGCGCAGCAGCCGTTGCACAACCGCCGGAAACGCTTCGATTTCCGGCAGGCCGTAGCCGGCACCGAGGCTATCACCGAGCACCGCGATGGTCGTTGCCGAGGTCGGCGTCGGCGCCGCTGCAGTGGGCGTGGCCGTCGCGGGCCGCCTGTCGGACGGCGGGGCGGAGCAGCCGACGGCGGCGACCAAGCCAATTGCCGCCGCCACCCGAGCGGCGTGAAAACGTGAAATGATCATCATCATCGTGAGATTGTAACTGTCTAACGAAGGGGGACCTTCCGTGCATGATCAACCGGCTTCAAATAACGTGCTCGAGCTCCGCGGAGTCGGGCGCCGGCTGCCCTCGGGCGGCAGAATGCTCGATATCCTCGAGTCCATCGATCTGGAGGTGGGCGGAGGCGAGTTCCTCGCCATCCTCGGTCCGTCGGGAAGCGGCAAATCGACTCTGCTGGCCCTGATGGCCGGGCTTGACCGCCCGAGCACCGGCGAAGTGTGGCTGAAGGGAGAGCGCATCGACCATCTGTCCGAGGATCGTCTCGCCATCCTTCGCCGGCACTCGGTCGGCTTCGTCTTCCAATCCTTCCAGCTGTTGAGCAATTTCACCGCGCGCGAGAACGTCATGCTGCCGATGGAGCTGCTGGCCCGGACCGACGCCCGCAGCCGCGCCGAAGATCTGTTGGCCGCGGTCGGGCTCGGTGAACGCGGCCACCACTATCCCTCCCAGCTTTCGGGTGGCGAACAGCAGCGGGTCGCCTTGGCCAGGGCCTTCGCGCCGCAGCCGACCCTCCTGCTGGCCGACGAGCCGACCGGCAACCTCGACGGCGCTACCGGCCGGATAGTGCTCGACCTGCTGGTGTCGCTGCGCGCCGAAGAAGGGGCGACGCTGGTACTGGTGACCCATGATCCGGCGGTGGCCTCGCTGGCCGACCGGCGCATTCACCTGCACGACGGACGCATCGCGCACGAGGAACGGACATGAAGCTCACGACCTGGCTGGTCGTCGCCCTGCGCGAGTTCAAGGGCTCAGCCGGGCGGCTGCTGTTCTTTGCCGCCTGCTTGTCGGTCGGCGTCGCGGCGGTGGTCGCCGTGGCCGGCCTCTCCCGGGCCCTCGACGACGGCATCCAGGGGCAGGCGAAGCAACTGCTTGCGGCTGATCTGGCCATCTCGAGCCGCCGCCCGATCCCGGACGAAATGGTCGCCGCGGTCGGCGCCATGGCCAATGCCCGTTGGACCGAGGTGAGCGAGCTTCCGAGCGTGGTGTCGGTGCCAGGCGGTGGCGACGTTCCGGGGTCGTCGCTGCTCTGCGAGCTCAAGGCGGTGGGCGCCGACTACCCCTTTTACGGCGAACTGGTTATTGACCCGCCAGGCCCGATCACCGCCCTCCTGAACCCGCAGAGGGTGCTGGTCGATCCCGAGCTGCTCACCCGCCTCGGCATTGGAGTCGGCGATCACCTGCGCATCGGAGACGCGATATTCGAGATCGCCGGCACGGTCATCAGCGAGCCGGACCGGCTTGGGGTCTCCTTCGCGATCGGACCGCGGGTGCTGATGTCCGCCGAGGGTCTGGTGCGGAGCGCCCTGGCCGGTGTCGGCAGCCGCGTCGAGTACCGCCTGTT contains:
- a CDS encoding arylesterase — its product is MMMIISRFHAARVAAAIGLVAAVGCSAPPSDRRPATATPTAAAPTPTSATTIAVLGDSLGAGYGLPEIEAFPAVVQRLLRERGHDVQVLNASVSGDTTAGGVNRLEWVLQQTPEILVVELGGNDALRGQPLENIEANLRQIVRGAGERGARVLLLGMDLPTNYGPDYSREFASIYERVALEEGATLVPGFMREVGLDLDLLQPDGLHPTAEGQLRLARSLVPPLERMLEDRDDLT
- a CDS encoding ABC transporter ATP-binding protein: MHDQPASNNVLELRGVGRRLPSGGRMLDILESIDLEVGGGEFLAILGPSGSGKSTLLALMAGLDRPSTGEVWLKGERIDHLSEDRLAILRRHSVGFVFQSFQLLSNFTARENVMLPMELLARTDARSRAEDLLAAVGLGERGHHYPSQLSGGEQQRVALARAFAPQPTLLLADEPTGNLDGATGRIVLDLLVSLRAEEGATLVLVTHDPAVASLADRRIHLHDGRIAHEERT